One segment of Panicum virgatum strain AP13 chromosome 1K, P.virgatum_v5, whole genome shotgun sequence DNA contains the following:
- the LOC120707485 gene encoding glucose-6-phosphate 1-dehydrogenase, cytoplasmic isoform-like, which produces MSGGSSESSPLSGQNSFSSLSSFKDLELSSESGCLSIVVLGASGDLAKKKTFPALFHLFQQGFLQAGEVHIFGYARSNLSDDGLRERIRGYLNGASDEHLSQFLQLIKYVSGSYDSGEGFELLNNTISDYETSKNNESGSYRRLFYLALPPSVYPSVCKMIRSYCMNPSSHTGWTRVIVEKPFGKDLDSSEKLSAELGKLFEEDQLYRIDHYLGKELVQNLLVLRFANRLFLPLWNHDNIANVQIVFKEDFGTEGRGGYFDQYGIIRDIIQNHLLQVFCLVAMEKPVSLKPEHIRDEKVKVLQSVEPIQHEEVVIGQYDGYKDDPTVPDESNTPTYASVVLRVHNERWEGVPFILKAGKALNSRKAEIRVQFKDAPGDIFRCKKQGRNEFVIRLQPSEAMYMKLTVKKPGLEMATEQSELDLSYGMRYQDVKIPEAYERLILDTIRGDQQHFVRRDELRAAWEIFTPLLHDIDAGKLKSVSYKPGTRGPQEADEMSRRMGYVQTHGYIWVPPILAKF; this is translated from the exons ATGTCAGGAGGGTCGTCTGAGTCTTCCCCGTTATCTGGGCAAAATAGCTTTAGTTCTCTATCAAGTTTCAAGGACCTTGAACTATCTTCAGAGTCGGGTTGCTTGTCCATTGTTGTACTAGGTGCTTCTGGAGACCTTGCTAAGAAGAAAACTTTCCCAGCACTCTTTCACCTTTTTCAGCAG GGATTTCTGCAAGCTGGAGAAGTCCATATATTTGGGTATGCAAGATCAAATCTTTCTGACGATGGATTAAGAGAACGCATCCGTGG ATACCTCAATGGAGCTTCAGATGAACATCTTTCTCAATTTTTGCAGCTA ATTAAATATGTTAGTGGTTCCTATGATAGTGGGGAAGGATTTGAGTTATTAAACAACACAATCTCTGATTATGAAACATCAAAAAACAATGAATCGGGAAGCTATCGCAGACTATTTTACTTGGCATTGCCTCCATCCGTCTATCCATCAGTATGCAAAATGATAAGATCATATTGCATGAATCCAT CTTCACACACTGGTTGGACAAGGGTTATTGTTGAAAAACCCTTTGGAAAGGATTTGGACTCTTCAGAGAAACTGAGTGCCGAACTTGGAAAGCTGTTTGAAGAAGACCAACTTTATAGAATTGACCACTATTTAGGAAAAGAGCTGGTCCAGAACTTG CTCGTGCTACGTTTTGCAAACCGCTTATTTTTGCCTCTCTGGAATCATGATAATATTGCTAATGTACAG ATCGTATTTAAAGAGGACTTTGGAACTGAGGGACGTGGAGGATATTTTGATCAATATGG TATCATTCGTGATATCATTCAGAACCATTTGTTGCAG GTCTTCTGTTTGGTGGCTATGGAAAAGCCAGTCTCTCTTAAACCCGAGCACATTAGAGATGAAAAAGTCAAG GTTCTGCAATCAGTGGAGCCTATACAGCACGAAGAGGTAGTGATCGGGCAGTATGATGGCTACAAGGATGATCCTACTGTGCCAGATGAGTCCAACACCCCTACTTATGCATCTGTTGTACTGAGGGTACACAATGAAAGATGGGAAG GAGTTCCATTCATTCTCAAGGCTGGTAAAGCACTAAATTCTAGGAAAGCAGAGATACGTGTGCAGTTCAAGGATGCTCCTGGTGATATTTTCAGAT GCAAGAAACAAGGAAGGAATGAGTTTGTTATACGCCTGCAGCCATCAGAAGCCATGTATATGAAGTTAACA gTCAAGAAACCTGGACTGGAAATGGCAACTGAACAAAGTGAGCTGGACCTATCCTACGGGATGCGTTACCAAGATGTTAAAATCCCAGAAGCATATGAGCGTCTTATCTTGGACAC GATAAGAGGAGATCAGCAACACTTTGTTCGCCGAGATGAACTGAGG GCTGCATGGGAGATCTTCACTCCTTTGCTTCACGACATCGATGCTGGCAAGCTGAAGTCCGTTTCATACAAGCCAGGAACCCGAGGACCGCAGGAGGCCGATGAGATGAGTAGGAGGATGGGGTATGTGCAGACCCATGGCTACATATGGGTACCGCCAATTCTCGCTAAGTTTTAG
- the LOC120707501 gene encoding cytosolic Fe-S cluster assembly factor NBP35-like: MENGGGGGRGDVPEDANEHCPGTQSEDAGKADACAGCPNQQICATAPKGPDPDVVAIVERLATVKHKILVLSGKGGVGKSTFSAQLSFALAEMEHQVGLLDIDICGPSIPKMLGLEGQDIHQSNLGWSPVYVESNLGVMSIGFMLPNPDDAVIWRGPRKNGLIKQFLKDVDWGEIDYLVVDAPPGTSDEHISIVQYLQATGIDGAIIVTTPQQVSLIDVRKEINFCKKVGVPVLGVVENMSGLRQPLSDLRFVKSGESGETDATEWVLNYIREKAPELLSVVACSEVFDSSKGGAEKMCIEMGVPFLGKVPMDPQLCKAAEEGRSCFADQKCSASAPALQSIVKKLIKTE, from the exons ATggagaacggcggcggcggcggcagaggggaCGTCCCCGAGGACGCCAACGAGC ATTGCCCCGGAACGCAGTCGGAGGATGCGGGGAAGGCGGATGCCTGCGCCGGATGCCCCAACCAGCAGATTTGCGCCACTGCCCCCAAGGGCCCTGATCCAG ATGTGGTTGCTATTGTTGAGCGGCTGGCTACGGTGAAGCACAAGATACTAGTTCTGTCTGGAAAGGGAGGTGTTGGAAAGAGCACGTTCTCAGCTCAGCTCTCATTTGCCCTAGCTGAAATGGAGCATCAGGTTGGCCTTCTTGACATAGATATCTGTGGCCCTAGCATCCCAAAAATGTTAGGGCTGGAGGGTCAGGATATTCATCAAAGCAACCTTGGCTGGTCCCCGGTCTATGTCGAGTCAAACCTTGGTGTTATGTCAATTGGTTTCATGCTGCCTAACCCAGATGATGCTGTCATATGGAGGGGTCCCCGCAAGAATGGACTGATAAAGCAGTTCTTAAAGGATGTTGACTGGGGGGAGATCGACTATCTTGTAGTGGATGCACCTCCAGGAACCTCTGATGAACACATCTCGATTGTGCAGTACCTCCAGGCCACAGGAATCGATGGTGCAATAATTGTCACGACTCCGCAGCAGGTCTCTCTAATCGACGTGAGGAAGGAGATAAATTTCTGCAAGAAGGTCGGTGTTCCGGTGTTGGGTGTTGTGGAGAACATGAGTGGCCTGAGGCAGCCACTTTCAGATCTCAGATTCGTGAAGTCAGGTGAGTCAGGCGAGACAGACGCTACGGAGTGGGTGCTGAACTATATCAGGGAGAAAGCGCCCGAGCTCCTATCTGTTGTGGCGTGCAGCGAGGTGTTTGACAGCAGCAAGGGTGGCGCAGAGAAGATGTGCATCGAAATGGGGGTCCCTTTCCTCGGTAAGGTGCCCATGGATCCTCAACTGTGCAAGGCGGCAGAGGAAGGGAGATCGTGCTTTGCTGATCAGAAGTGCAGCGCCAGTGCTCCGGCTCTTCAGAGCATTGTGAAGAAGTTAATCAAGACTGAGTGA